A DNA window from Grus americana isolate bGruAme1 chromosome 27, bGruAme1.mat, whole genome shotgun sequence contains the following coding sequences:
- the LOC129196853 gene encoding olfactory receptor 14J1-like: LHYGTLLGSRACVHMAAAAWGSGFLNAVLHTANTFSIPLCQGNDLDQFFCEIPQILKLSCSDAYLREVGLLILSCFLGLGCFVFIVLSYVEIFRAVLRIPSEQGRHKAFSMCLPHLAVVSLFVSTAIFAHLKPPSISSPSLDLVVAVLYSVVPPSIQNIF; the protein is encoded by the exons ctgcactacgggaccctcctgggcagcagagcttgtgtccacatggcagcagctgcctggggcagtgggtttctcaatgctgtgctgcacacggccaatacattttctataccactctgccagggtaatgacctggaccagttcttctgtgaaatcccccagatcctcaagctctcctgctcagatgcctacctcagggaagttgggcttcttatattaagttgttttttaggtttgggctgttttgttttcattgtgctgtcctatgtggagatcttcagggccgtgctgaggatcccctctgagcagggacggcacaaagccttttccatgtgcctccctcacctggctgtcgtctccctgtttgtcagcacTGCCATCTTTGCTCACCtaaagcccccctccatctcgtccccatccctggacctggtggtggcagttctgtactcggtggtgcctcca agtatCCAGAACATATTTTAG
- the LOC129196855 gene encoding olfactory receptor 14J1-like encodes QPLHYGTLLGSRACVHMAAAAWGTGFLYAVLHTANTFSIPLCQGNALDQFFCEIPQILKLSCSASYLREVGLLILSCFLVFGCFIFVVLSYVQIFRAVLRIPSEQGRHKAFSTCLPHLAVVSLFISTAIFAHLKPASISSPSLDLVVAVLYSVVPPALNPFIYSMRNQELKDALRTLI; translated from the coding sequence caacccctgcactatgggaccctcctgggcagcagagcttgtgtccacatggcagcagctgcctggggcactgggtttctctatgctgtgctgcacacggccaatacattttctataccactctgccagggcaatgccctggaccaattcttctgtgaaatcccccagatcctcaagctctcctgctcagcctcctacctcagggaagttgggcttcttatattaagctgttttttagtttttggttgttttattttcgttgtgctgtcctatgtgcagatcttcagggctgtgctgaggatcccctctgagcagggacggcacaaagccttttccacgtgcctccctcacctggctgtggtctccctttttatcagcactgccatatttgctcacctgaagcctgcttccatctcctccccatccctggacctggtggtggcagttctgtactcggtggtgcctccagcattGAACCCcttcatctacagcatgaggaaccaggagctcaaggatgcctTGAGGACACTAATCTAA
- the LOC129196856 gene encoding olfactory receptor 14A16-like, with protein sequence MSNRSSISEFLLLALADTRELQLLHFWLFLGIYLAALLGNGLIITAIACDHHLHTPMYFFLLNLSLLDLGSISTTVPKAMANSLLDVRSISYTGCAAQLFLIVFLLGAEYALLTVMSYDRYVAICQPLHYGTLLGSRACVHMTAAAWGSGFLNAVLHTANTFSIPLCQGNALDQFFCEIPQILKLSCSDTYLREAGLLILSCFLVFGCFIFIVLSYVQIFRAVLRIPSEQGRHKAFSMCLPHLAVVSLFISTAIFAHLKPPSISSPSLDLVVAVLYSVVPPAVNPLIYSMRNKELKKALRKLIQWTLHHQL encoded by the coding sequence atgtccaacaggAGCTCCATCAgtgagttcctcctcctggcattggcagacacacgggagctgcagctcttgcacttctggctcttcctgggcatctacctggctgctctcctgggcaatggcctcatcatcactgccatagcctgcgaccaccacctccacacccccatgtacttcttcctcctcaacctctccctcctcgacctgggctccatctccaccactgtgcctAAAGCCATGGCTAATTCCCTATTGGACGTCAGgtccatctcctacacaggatgtgctgctcaactctttctgattgtcttcctgcttggagctgagtacgcccttctcactgtcatgtcctatgaccgctatgttgccatctgccaacccctgcactacgggaccctgctgggcagcagagcttgtgtccacatgacagcagctgcctggggcagtggctttctcaatgctgtgctgcacacggccaatacattttcaattcctctctgccagggcaatgccctggaccagttcttctgtgaaatcccccagatcctcaagctctcctgctcagacacctacctcagggaagctgggcttcttatattaagttgttttttagttttcggttgtttcattttcattgtgctgtcctatgtgcagatcttcagggcagtgctgaggatcccctctgagcagggacggcacaaagccttttccatgtgcctccctcacctggctgtggtctccctttttatcagcactgccatatttgctcacctgaaacccccctccatctcgtccccatccctggacctggtggtggcagttctgtactcggtggtgcctccagcagtgaaccccctcatctacagcatgaggaacaaggagctcaAGAAAGCCCTGAGGAAGCTAATCCAATGGACCTTGCACCACCAActgtaa